One Microcoleus sp. bin38.metabat.b11b12b14.051 genomic window carries:
- the pstA gene encoding phosphate ABC transporter permease PstA, whose protein sequence is MTQARNSNSIVDAEINNPLSLSRNLFSRGMTVIAFSLTGLALLPLFAILYKILSEGLTHLSWKVLVSLPAPVGVEDQPNGFANAILGTALMVGIGTLFSVPIGVMTGIFLSEFGRENKAIANTIRFITVILSSVPSIVVGVFAYALIVVTTKSFSGLAGGFALGIIMLPVVALTTEQALKLVPASYRLASAGLGGGRFQTMFRIIIPSALPTITTGILLAASRAAGETAPLIVTALSSQFWPPLVEKLGEIVQSPVGAETIAKIQEIPQTLLTPTPSMSVLIYSYASSPYKEQNELAWTAASVLLGMVLLTSLASRAVTRKRLQNR, encoded by the coding sequence ATGACTCAAGCACGAAATTCAAACAGCATTGTGGATGCAGAAATCAATAATCCCCTGTCGCTGAGCCGAAATTTGTTCAGTCGGGGAATGACAGTTATTGCATTCTCTCTTACAGGTCTTGCCCTGCTGCCTTTGTTCGCTATTTTGTATAAAATATTGAGCGAAGGACTGACACATCTGAGTTGGAAAGTGCTAGTATCTCTGCCCGCACCCGTCGGAGTAGAAGACCAGCCCAACGGCTTTGCCAATGCGATTCTCGGCACAGCTCTAATGGTAGGAATTGGCACATTATTTAGCGTACCAATCGGCGTGATGACGGGAATATTTCTGTCAGAATTTGGCAGAGAAAATAAAGCCATAGCGAATACTATCCGCTTTATCACCGTCATTCTCAGCAGCGTTCCTTCAATTGTAGTCGGCGTCTTTGCCTACGCTTTAATTGTCGTGACAACTAAGTCATTCTCAGGATTGGCTGGCGGTTTCGCCCTAGGGATTATCATGCTGCCCGTTGTAGCGCTAACAACAGAACAAGCATTAAAATTAGTGCCTGCTTCTTACCGCCTCGCTTCTGCTGGTTTGGGAGGCGGACGCTTTCAAACAATGTTTCGGATTATTATTCCCTCAGCACTCCCAACTATCACCACAGGCATTTTACTCGCAGCTTCCCGCGCCGCAGGCGAAACTGCACCTTTAATCGTAACTGCCTTGTCGAGCCAATTCTGGCCTCCTTTAGTTGAAAAGTTGGGCGAGATAGTTCAGTCTCCCGTCGGCGCAGAAACTATCGCAAAAATCCAAGAAATTCCCCAGACACTGCTGACTCCGACTCCTTCTATGTCAGTATTAATATACAGTTACGCTAGTTCTCCTTATAAAGAGCAGAACGAATTGGCGTGGACTGCGGCCTCTGTCCTTTTGGGCATGGTTTTGCTCACCAGCTTGGCCTCCCGCGCCGTCACTCGCAAGCGCTTGCAAAATCGGTAA
- a CDS encoding DUF4058 family protein, translating to MPSPFPGIDPYLEHPEFWPGIHHLLINQIARFLSPQLRPKYLVDVKVRTYETADDDTLLISIPDATSNPKVTRLPTQPIKVTVPVPYPRREGYLEISETATKKLITVIEILSPTNKRDCKGRKIYEDKREKILGSRTNLVEIDLLQRGQKMPIIEKNIDSHYRILVCRGNRRPFADLYAFNLQNPMPAFPLPLRSGDTEPVINLQELFTEIYDVASYDLKIDYRNWEVIPPLSEADTIWADAWLRDRQLR from the coding sequence ATGCCATCTCCATTTCCTGGTATTGACCCCTATTTAGAACATCCCGAATTCTGGCCTGGAATACATCACTTGTTAATCAATCAAATTGCCAGATTTTTATCTCCCCAACTCCGTCCTAAATATTTAGTTGATGTAAAAGTAAGAACTTATGAAACTGCTGATGACGATACTCTGCTAATTAGCATTCCAGATGCAACATCAAACCCAAAAGTTACAAGACTGCCAACCCAGCCAATAAAAGTAACTGTTCCCGTGCCTTACCCAAGACGGGAAGGATATTTAGAAATTAGCGAAACAGCAACCAAAAAATTGATAACAGTGATTGAAATTCTATCACCTACGAACAAACGCGACTGTAAAGGGCGTAAAATCTACGAAGACAAGCGAGAGAAAATTTTAGGAAGCCGGACTAATTTAGTAGAAATTGATTTATTGCAGCGCGGGCAAAAAATGCCGATTATTGAAAAAAATATTGACAGCCACTATCGGATTTTAGTTTGTCGGGGAAATCGCCGCCCTTTCGCAGACTTATACGCTTTTAACCTACAAAACCCGATGCCTGCTTTTCCTTTGCCGCTGCGATCGGGCGATACTGAACCTGTAATCAACTTGCAGGAATTATTCACTGAAATTTACGACGTAGCAAGTTACGATCTCAAGATAGATTATCGCAATTGGGAAGTCATACCACCGCTGTCAGAAGCCGATACAATTTGGGCAGATGCTTGGTTGCGCGATCGACAATTGCGATGA
- the pstC gene encoding phosphate ABC transporter permease subunit PstC: MTNSSKKPKKSTRKPVGITTHVDLTDTNGEGLWLESGFTAFVWAFAIATAGTLFWMSEVIFKDAWPAISKFGLEFLWNPKWDIGELQFGALPFIYGTVVSSAIAIIIAIPLGLSVAIVTSENFLPSWVRSPLGFMVELISAIPSVIVGLWGIFVLIPFLMPLQQSLFNNFSWFPLFSSEPLGPGMLPAGILLSIMILPTVAAISRDVLLAVPVDLRSASMSLGATRWETIFKLLLPAASSGIIGATILALGRALGETMAVTMVIGNSIQINQSILAPGYSIPALLASQFREAQEELHIGSLMYLALILFAITLLVNAVAVLLVQLIGVKGAKN; this comes from the coding sequence ATGACCAATTCTTCAAAAAAACCGAAAAAATCTACTCGAAAGCCTGTGGGAATCACCACCCATGTAGACTTAACTGATACGAATGGTGAAGGTTTGTGGCTGGAGTCGGGATTTACAGCATTTGTATGGGCTTTCGCGATAGCGACTGCGGGCACGCTGTTTTGGATGAGCGAGGTAATTTTTAAGGATGCTTGGCCGGCGATTAGCAAGTTTGGACTGGAGTTTTTGTGGAATCCCAAATGGGATATCGGAGAATTGCAGTTTGGGGCCTTGCCGTTTATCTACGGTACAGTAGTTAGTTCTGCGATCGCCATTATTATAGCAATTCCTTTAGGACTTTCAGTCGCGATCGTTACCAGCGAGAACTTTTTGCCGAGTTGGGTGCGATCGCCCTTGGGATTCATGGTTGAATTAATATCAGCCATTCCCAGCGTCATCGTTGGACTCTGGGGCATCTTTGTGTTAATTCCCTTTCTCATGCCTTTACAGCAGTCACTGTTCAACAATTTTAGTTGGTTCCCCTTATTCAGCAGCGAACCTTTAGGGCCAGGAATGCTGCCCGCTGGCATACTTTTATCGATTATGATTTTGCCCACAGTCGCCGCTATCAGCCGCGATGTCTTGCTGGCGGTTCCAGTAGATTTGCGTAGTGCTTCGATGTCTCTCGGCGCCACCCGCTGGGAAACCATATTTAAGCTGTTATTGCCCGCAGCAAGTTCGGGAATTATCGGAGCGACTATCTTAGCATTGGGACGCGCTTTAGGCGAAACAATGGCAGTCACAATGGTAATTGGCAACTCAATTCAAATCAACCAATCTATATTAGCTCCCGGCTACTCAATTCCCGCTCTTTTAGCAAGTCAATTTCGGGAAGCTCAAGAAGAACTGCACATCGGATCTTTAATGTATTTAGCCCTAATTTTATTTGCAATTACCCTATTGGTGAACGCAGTTGCAGTCTTGCTGGTTCAGCTAATCGGCGTTAAGGGAGCTAAGAATTAA
- the pstS gene encoding phosphate ABC transporter substrate-binding protein PstS: protein MILFTKPWRRTFIVALAVAAFSLSLVTSAVAAVTLNGSGATFPKPLYDRYFSQMRSANQITVNYEGTGSGAGIKALIAGTVDFAGSDALMTAAQIAQVQRGVMAIPTAGGAVAVVYNLPGVSNVKLSADAMKGIFEGKITRWNDAKIAGIAGQAKNLPNTAIRVVVRADSSGTTFIFANHLQAIGSSIKGAAQPSWPGSPLSGQGNPGVAGLVKQTPGAIGYVQDTFARQNNLQTAFIQNKAGRFVDANLAEAEKALAGETYPADFRLVEGNPSDGYPIVGLTWLLIYKQYPAAKADAVKKMVNWVMTTGQGLNKGLEFTSIPQATAQKVIQTVNQSVVAKG from the coding sequence ATGATTTTGTTTACTAAGCCCTGGCGGCGTACTTTTATAGTTGCCCTAGCTGTAGCAGCATTTTCGCTAAGTCTGGTTACTTCCGCTGTAGCTGCGGTTACATTAAATGGTTCGGGAGCCACTTTTCCTAAACCTTTGTACGATCGCTACTTCTCTCAAATGAGAAGTGCAAATCAAATTACTGTAAACTACGAAGGCACAGGCTCCGGCGCTGGTATCAAAGCCTTAATCGCAGGTACTGTGGATTTCGCAGGCAGTGACGCGCTAATGACTGCTGCACAAATCGCTCAGGTACAGCGCGGTGTCATGGCAATTCCGACAGCCGGCGGGGCGGTTGCAGTTGTCTACAACTTGCCCGGAGTTAGCAATGTCAAGCTGAGTGCCGATGCCATGAAGGGCATTTTTGAAGGCAAAATTACTCGCTGGAATGATGCGAAAATCGCAGGTATTGCCGGACAAGCTAAAAATTTGCCAAATACTGCAATTCGCGTAGTTGTTCGCGCAGACAGCAGCGGTACAACCTTTATTTTTGCTAACCACTTGCAGGCTATTGGCAGCAGCATCAAAGGTGCCGCTCAACCGAGTTGGCCCGGTAGCCCTCTCAGCGGTCAAGGCAACCCCGGCGTAGCTGGTTTGGTGAAACAAACACCGGGTGCAATTGGCTACGTTCAAGATACTTTTGCTCGTCAAAACAATCTGCAAACAGCGTTTATTCAAAATAAAGCTGGCAGATTTGTAGATGCTAACTTAGCAGAAGCCGAAAAAGCTTTGGCAGGGGAAACATACCCGGCAGATTTCCGCTTGGTTGAAGGAAATCCGAGTGATGGATATCCAATTGTTGGCTTGACTTGGCTGTTAATCTACAAACAGTATCCTGCTGCGAAAGCAGATGCTGTTAAAAAGATGGTTAATTGGGTGATGACTACAGGTCAAGGTCTCAACAAAGGATTAGAGTTTACCTCGATTCCGCAAGCTACGGCTCAAAAGGTGATTCAAACAGTGAATCAGAGTGTAGTTGCCAAAGGTTAA
- a CDS encoding 4a-hydroxytetrahydrobiopterin dehydratase, producing the protein MADLLNDTEIQERASQLSGWTVQGRQLRCTRLFKDFIGAIAFVNKLVAPSEAAGHHPDIEISYNKVTVNLTEEMGHKPRRPTAAFRYPNHSSRILNK; encoded by the coding sequence ATGGCAGATCTACTTAACGATACTGAAATTCAAGAGCGCGCCAGTCAATTATCGGGCTGGACGGTGCAAGGTCGGCAACTGCGGTGTACCCGTTTATTTAAAGATTTTATCGGCGCGATCGCCTTTGTGAATAAGTTAGTCGCCCCCTCAGAAGCCGCAGGACATCACCCCGACATAGAAATCTCCTATAACAAAGTAACAGTTAACTTGACCGAAGAAATGGGTCACAAGCCCCGCCGTCCCACGGCGGCTTTTCGATATCCAAATCACTCATCGAGGATTCTGAATAAATGA
- a CDS encoding helix-turn-helix transcriptional regulator, whose protein sequence is MGQIRLRVREMAQEKGWTLKEVSERTGIPYSTVKKYAQAPKLATVDYTALQKLAAVFDVMVEDLVEVLEK, encoded by the coding sequence ATGGGGCAAATTCGCTTACGAGTTCGAGAAATGGCCCAGGAGAAGGGTTGGACGCTGAAAGAAGTTTCCGAAAGAACGGGCATTCCCTACAGCACGGTCAAAAAATACGCGCAAGCTCCTAAACTGGCAACTGTGGACTACACGGCTTTGCAGAAGCTTGCTGCTGTCTTCGATGTGATGGTGGAAGACTTGGTTGAGGTTTTGGAAAAATAG
- a CDS encoding ABC transporter ATP-binding protein, translating into MRAGGVGADMGQSAVAVRDLGFCWPSGDRVLQGCSLDVPKGEFWMLLGTNGSGKSTLLRLMAGLLHPQSGEIDLGGRVGFVFQNPDHQLVMPTVGADVAFGLVEEKLSHLQVRQRVAEALEAVNLLDLQRRPIYALSGGQKQRIALAGAIARHCEILLLDEPTALLDPDSQLDLVGAVQRLVKNRGITALWVTHRLDELNYCDGAFLLEKGQVVDRGDPARLKQRLMQSQDV; encoded by the coding sequence ATGAGGGCTGGGGGTGTGGGTGCCGATATGGGCCAGTCAGCGGTTGCTGTGCGAGATTTGGGTTTTTGCTGGCCGTCGGGCGATCGAGTTTTGCAAGGTTGCTCTCTAGATGTACCCAAGGGTGAGTTTTGGATGCTTTTGGGTACTAACGGTAGCGGCAAATCTACGTTGCTGAGGCTGATGGCTGGGCTGCTGCACCCCCAATCGGGCGAAATTGACTTGGGCGGGCGTGTGGGTTTTGTGTTTCAAAACCCGGATCACCAGTTGGTGATGCCGACTGTGGGTGCGGATGTGGCTTTTGGTTTGGTTGAGGAAAAGCTTTCTCATCTTCAGGTGCGCCAGAGGGTGGCGGAGGCTTTGGAGGCTGTGAATTTGCTGGATTTGCAGCGCAGGCCGATTTATGCTTTGAGTGGGGGCCAGAAGCAGCGAATTGCTCTTGCTGGGGCGATCGCCCGTCATTGCGAAATCTTGCTGTTGGATGAACCGACGGCTTTGCTAGATCCTGATTCTCAGTTGGATTTGGTGGGGGCGGTTCAGCGATTAGTGAAAAATCGGGGAATTACGGCTTTGTGGGTGACTCATCGTTTGGATGAGTTGAATTATTGTGATGGGGCTTTTTTGTTGGAAAAAGGCCAAGTTGTCGATCGGGGAGATCCGGCGCGTTTGAAGCAGCGGTTGATGCAAAGTCAGGATGTTTAG
- a CDS encoding APC family permease codes for MSPPLLKRELSVFGATLMGLGSIVGTGVFVSIGIAADIAGPGVIVAVAVAALVAVCNGLNSAQLAASHPVSGGTYEYGYKYLNPWLGFTAGWMFLLAKTASAATAALGFAGYFLNAVGIVDRTYLILTALIALAALTLIVLAGIRRSNIANTVTVSITLLSLAVFVAVGLPEVRWEIPSLKYDSSIGSILHATALMFVAYTGYGRIATMSEEVREPQQTIPKAIIFTLVLTMVLYVAVAVVVAGAGNTDKLSLHAASTAAPLEVIARSFPIPGVSQLLAIGAITAMLGVLLNLILGLSRVWLAMGRRLDMPRVLARLNPAGTTPYVAVVFVEITIALLILIGDIKTTWSFSAFSVLIYYAITNAAALQLSRAERLYPQWLAWVGLAACLFLAFWVERQIWLAGLALIGAGLIWRAIVRLLARK; via the coding sequence ATGTCTCCCCCACTTTTGAAGCGAGAATTGAGTGTTTTCGGTGCAACTCTCATGGGCCTGGGCTCGATTGTGGGTACGGGAGTATTTGTGAGTATCGGGATAGCGGCGGACATTGCGGGGCCGGGAGTGATTGTGGCGGTGGCTGTTGCTGCTTTAGTTGCTGTTTGCAACGGGCTTAACAGCGCTCAGTTGGCGGCGAGTCACCCTGTGAGCGGCGGTACTTATGAATATGGTTACAAATATCTCAATCCTTGGCTGGGTTTTACGGCAGGCTGGATGTTTCTGTTAGCGAAAACGGCTTCGGCTGCTACTGCTGCTCTGGGTTTTGCGGGGTATTTTTTAAATGCGGTTGGTATTGTCGATCGCACTTACCTAATCTTAACAGCTTTAATCGCCCTCGCCGCCCTAACTTTAATTGTATTAGCGGGAATCAGGCGATCGAATATCGCCAATACTGTCACAGTCTCAATTACACTTTTATCCTTAGCCGTATTTGTAGCTGTCGGTTTACCAGAGGTGAGATGGGAAATCCCGAGCCTAAAGTATGATAGCTCGATCGGCTCCATCCTCCACGCCACGGCCCTCATGTTTGTCGCCTACACCGGTTACGGCCGCATCGCCACGATGAGCGAGGAAGTGCGGGAACCGCAACAAACCATTCCGAAAGCCATAATTTTCACTTTAGTCCTGACAATGGTGCTTTACGTAGCGGTAGCAGTAGTTGTCGCAGGCGCGGGGAACACTGATAAATTGTCGTTGCACGCAGCCAGCACTGCCGCACCGTTGGAAGTCATCGCGCGCAGTTTCCCGATTCCCGGAGTTTCCCAACTGCTAGCCATCGGCGCCATTACTGCCATGCTGGGAGTCTTGCTGAACTTAATTTTAGGCTTGTCGCGCGTCTGGCTGGCGATGGGGCGACGGTTGGATATGCCGAGAGTCTTGGCGCGTCTCAATCCTGCGGGAACTACGCCCTATGTGGCTGTGGTATTTGTCGAAATTACGATCGCACTTTTAATCCTCATCGGCGATATCAAAACCACTTGGTCGTTTAGTGCTTTTAGCGTTTTGATCTACTACGCTATCACCAACGCAGCCGCCCTGCAACTCTCCCGCGCCGAAAGGCTTTACCCGCAGTGGTTGGCTTGGGTGGGTTTGGCTGCGTGTTTGTTTCTGGCTTTCTGGGTGGAGAGGCAAATTTGGCTGGCGGGGCTGGCTTTAATTGGCGCCGGTTTAATTTGGCGGGCGATCGTCCGGCTGCTAGCGAGAAAGTAA
- a CDS encoding UbiD family decarboxylase, with the protein MARDLRGFLKLLEDRGQLRRISALVDSDLEIAEISNQMLVKGGPGLLFENVKGAEFPVAINLLGTEERVCWALNMEKPIELEELGKKLGMLQQPKPPKKISQAIEFGKVLFDVVKAKPGRDFFPACQQVVFEGEGVDLNKIPMIRPYPGDAGKIITLGLVITKDCETGTPNVGVYRLQLQSKNTMTVHWLSVRGGARHLRKAAQAGKKLEVAIALGVDPLIILAAATPIPVDLSEWLFAGLYGGSGVQLAKCKTVDLEVPADSEIVLEGTITPGEVLPDGPFGDHMGYYGGVEDSPLVRFNCMTHRKDPVYLTTFSGRPPKEEAMMAIALNRIYTPILRQQVSEIVDFFLPMEALSYKAAIISIDKAYPGQARRAALAFWSALPQFTYTKFVIVVDKSINIRDPRQVVWAISSKVDPVRDVFILPNTPFDSLDFASEKIGLGGRMGIDATTKMPPETDHEWGKPLESDPDMTAMVERRWAEYGLADLNLGEVDPNLFGYEMK; encoded by the coding sequence ATGGCTAGAGACTTGCGAGGCTTCCTCAAACTGCTAGAAGACAGGGGACAACTGCGCCGGATCAGCGCTTTAGTCGATTCCGACTTAGAAATTGCCGAAATTTCCAACCAAATGCTGGTTAAAGGTGGCCCCGGCTTACTGTTTGAAAACGTCAAAGGGGCTGAATTCCCTGTGGCGATTAACCTGTTGGGCACGGAAGAACGGGTTTGCTGGGCCCTGAATATGGAAAAGCCGATCGAGCTTGAAGAACTCGGCAAAAAATTAGGTATGCTACAACAGCCCAAGCCACCGAAAAAGATATCCCAAGCCATCGAATTCGGCAAAGTCCTGTTCGACGTAGTGAAAGCCAAACCAGGCCGTGACTTCTTCCCAGCTTGTCAGCAAGTGGTATTCGAGGGAGAAGGCGTGGATTTGAACAAAATCCCGATGATTCGCCCCTATCCAGGAGATGCGGGCAAAATTATCACCTTGGGTTTGGTAATTACCAAGGATTGCGAAACCGGTACGCCGAATGTGGGGGTTTATCGGTTGCAGTTGCAGTCAAAAAATACGATGACTGTCCACTGGTTATCTGTCCGTGGTGGCGCGCGACACTTGCGGAAAGCGGCGCAGGCTGGTAAAAAGTTGGAAGTTGCGATCGCCCTGGGAGTTGACCCGCTAATCATTCTCGCCGCCGCGACACCAATTCCCGTTGACTTGTCAGAATGGTTATTTGCCGGACTTTACGGCGGTTCCGGCGTGCAGTTGGCGAAGTGCAAAACAGTAGATTTGGAAGTACCGGCGGACTCCGAAATCGTGTTAGAAGGAACGATTACCCCCGGTGAAGTTTTACCCGACGGGCCGTTTGGCGATCACATGGGTTATTACGGCGGCGTGGAAGATTCGCCGTTAGTTCGTTTCAACTGCATGACGCACCGCAAAGATCCGGTTTATTTAACCACATTTAGCGGGCGGCCACCGAAAGAAGAGGCTATGATGGCGATCGCGCTAAACCGCATTTACACCCCTATTTTGCGGCAACAAGTCTCAGAAATAGTCGATTTCTTCTTACCAATGGAAGCGCTGAGTTACAAAGCAGCAATTATTTCCATTGACAAAGCTTATCCCGGTCAAGCGCGCAGGGCTGCATTGGCATTTTGGAGTGCATTGCCGCAGTTTACTTACACCAAGTTTGTGATAGTTGTGGATAAAAGTATCAACATTCGCGACCCGCGTCAAGTAGTGTGGGCAATTAGTTCTAAAGTTGACCCAGTTCGAGATGTATTTATCTTACCAAATACGCCCTTTGACAGTTTAGATTTTGCCAGTGAAAAGATTGGTTTGGGCGGCAGAATGGGGATTGATGCTACTACGAAGATGCCACCGGAAACCGATCATGAATGGGGTAAACCTTTGGAATCCGATCCTGATATGACGGCGATGGTAGAAAGGCGTTGGGCGGAGTATGGTTTGGCTGATTTAAATTTGGGAGAAGTCGATCCGAATTTGTTTGGGTATGAGATGAAGTAG
- the psbD gene encoding photosystem II D2 protein (photosystem q(a) protein) — protein MTIAVGRAQTERGIFDVLDDWLKRDRFVFVGWSGILLFPCAYMAIGGWLTGTTFVTSWYTHGLASSYLEGANFLTVAVSTPANSLGHSLLFLWGPEAQWDFTRWFQLGGLWAFVALHGAFALIGFCLRQIEISRLVGIRPYNALAFTGPIAVFVSVFLLYPLGQSGWFFAPSFGVAAIFRFLLFLQGFHNWTLNPFHMMGVAGILGGALLCAIHGATVENTLFEDGEGSNTFRAFNPTQSEETYSMVTANRFWSQIFGIAFSNKRWLHFFMLFVPVTGLWMSSIGIVGLALNLRAYDFVSQELRAAEDPEFETFYTKNILLNEGIRAWMAPTDQPHENFIFPEEVLPRGNAL, from the coding sequence ATGACAATCGCAGTCGGACGCGCCCAGACCGAAAGAGGCATCTTTGATGTCCTCGACGACTGGCTCAAACGCGATCGCTTCGTCTTCGTAGGCTGGTCTGGCATCCTGCTATTCCCCTGCGCCTACATGGCCATCGGTGGCTGGTTGACCGGCACCACCTTCGTCACATCCTGGTACACCCACGGTTTGGCAAGCTCCTACCTCGAAGGAGCCAACTTCCTCACCGTCGCCGTCTCCACCCCAGCCAACAGCCTCGGACACTCGCTGCTGTTCCTGTGGGGCCCCGAAGCACAGTGGGACTTCACCCGCTGGTTCCAACTCGGCGGCCTGTGGGCATTTGTCGCCCTCCACGGCGCTTTCGCCTTGATCGGGTTCTGCCTGCGTCAAATCGAAATCTCCCGTTTAGTCGGCATCCGCCCCTACAACGCTCTGGCATTCACCGGCCCCATCGCCGTGTTTGTGTCAGTGTTCCTGCTTTACCCCTTGGGTCAATCAGGCTGGTTCTTCGCCCCCAGTTTCGGCGTCGCAGCAATTTTCCGCTTCCTGCTCTTCCTGCAAGGCTTCCACAACTGGACGCTTAACCCCTTCCACATGATGGGCGTTGCAGGCATCCTGGGCGGCGCGCTGCTGTGCGCTATCCACGGTGCTACCGTAGAAAACACCTTGTTTGAAGATGGCGAAGGCTCAAACACCTTCCGCGCCTTCAACCCAACTCAGTCTGAAGAAACCTACTCAATGGTGACAGCTAACCGCTTCTGGAGCCAAATCTTCGGAATTGCGTTCTCCAACAAGCGTTGGTTGCACTTCTTCATGCTGTTCGTACCCGTCACAGGCTTGTGGATGAGCTCTATTGGCATCGTCGGTTTAGCATTAAACCTGCGCGCCTACGACTTCGTATCACAAGAATTGCGCGCTGCTGAAGATCCTGAGTTTGAAACGTTCTACACTAAGAACATTCTGCTTAACGAAGGCATTCGTGCTTGGATGGCTCCGACCGACCAACCCCACGAAAACTTCATCTTCCCTGAAGAAGTTCTACCTCGCGGTAACGCTCTCTAA
- the pstB gene encoding phosphate ABC transporter ATP-binding protein PstB, which translates to MKPKSNVKAEKYSEQFVEDGTPEIDPNAMPALRVQDLSFYYGTHKVLENLSMNIPHPQVTAIIGPSGCGKSTFLKALNRIGELEGKVQIKGRVEFFGQDIYSPKVNINSLRRQIGMVFQRPNPFPLSIYDNIAYGVRIFGRKSKAELDEIVESALKSAALWDEVKDNLKKSAQGISGGQQQRLCIARALAVKPKILLMDEPCSALDPISTMKIEELFQTLREQLTVVIVTHNMQQAARVSDYTAFFNTDESRIGRMVEFGPTSRIFTSASNSSTRDYIQGRFG; encoded by the coding sequence ATGAAACCTAAAAGCAACGTAAAAGCTGAAAAATATAGCGAGCAATTCGTAGAAGATGGGACTCCTGAAATTGACCCAAATGCCATGCCAGCATTGCGGGTTCAGGACTTGAGTTTCTACTACGGAACTCACAAAGTTCTGGAAAATTTGTCGATGAATATCCCTCACCCGCAAGTGACAGCGATTATCGGCCCTTCAGGTTGTGGCAAATCAACGTTTCTGAAAGCTCTTAACCGCATCGGGGAATTGGAAGGAAAAGTTCAAATCAAAGGCAGGGTTGAGTTTTTTGGGCAGGATATTTACAGTCCCAAGGTAAATATTAATAGTTTGCGCCGCCAAATTGGCATGGTCTTTCAAAGGCCGAATCCTTTTCCGCTGAGCATTTACGATAATATTGCTTACGGAGTACGCATTTTTGGTCGCAAAAGCAAAGCCGAGTTAGATGAAATTGTGGAATCTGCCTTGAAAAGTGCGGCGCTTTGGGATGAGGTGAAAGATAATTTGAAGAAGTCTGCTCAAGGGATTTCGGGCGGACAGCAGCAGCGGCTTTGTATTGCTCGGGCTTTGGCTGTGAAGCCGAAAATTTTGCTGATGGATGAGCCTTGTTCTGCTCTTGACCCGATTTCTACTATGAAGATTGAGGAGTTGTTTCAAACTCTGCGGGAACAGTTGACTGTGGTGATTGTAACGCACAATATGCAGCAGGCGGCTCGGGTTTCTGATTACACGGCTTTCTTTAATACTGATGAAAGCCGCATCGGGCGCATGGTGGAATTTGGGCCGACTAGCCGCATTTTTACTTCTGCAAGTAATTCGAGTACGAGGGATTACATTCAAGGCCGTTTCGGTTAA